CTAAATCCCTACCATAGGGATTAGGGATGTAACCGCCCTACTCGGTGCTCGGAACCGCTACGCTATAAGGTTGGCGGGGCATCAAAGCCCTCGCCATGATTGTGCGGGATGGGACCGCCTGGGGACAGCATGCTGATTGGGACCGCCTTACTATAGCTTGCTGATTGGGGGCGGCTTGCAATTACCCTCATAAAGGCATGTTGGAGAACCTTGATATAGAGGATTAATCATTAAACTCTTCAAAGAATTGTTTTCTTTTTCCCTCTAATTCACAAGTCTTCTGACTCATAAATTGACAAGTGAAATCATACATCGGAATGGCAACACAATGCTCATCTGCCTTTTCAAACTTCAACTGATCTGAATAATAGCGTATCAGCTCTTCATAAGGAGTCAAGTCGGCAGCAAATAAGAAAACATATTCACAACCTACTATTTTCAACATTTCCAATATCTTTGGTACTATAAAATACCAAAATACAGTTGTTCCCAAATTCTGAGGTAAACCATATCCATCCCACACTTCACGATGAGCATCATTCGCACAAAAATGAACCAACTCAACTCCAGGGAATGTTTTGACTACATTCTTTAGATTGTTACCAAATATCTTGGAGAATTCATCTGAATCAACTGACAAATGCAAAACTCTCGCAACATCCTCTTTCTTAATACCCTTCTTTGAACGAACGCTTTCAAGAATAGAAGCTATCGCCTTCTTGTTTTCTACAGACTGTGTTTCATCCAAACTCATGCGGAGAATCGTATCATAAAAATATTGTATCTCTTTCAAACGGTCACCCTCAATGAATTCATCATAAAGCAAACCACATTTTAGTGAAAAGAAAAAAAGAATTTTATCATCCACAGTTTTCACTATGTAATAAGCAATTCGATTATTCTCATCATCATCATAAGCATCTCCTTGCAAAGTATCTACAAGACTATTGTTACGAGTATTGTAGAAATCATCTATCAATGAGAAATTTTCCGGTTTTGACGAGAGTCGCTCACACTTTAAACTTCTGAGCAATTCCAATTGTGATTCTGTTATCTTCATGCGTAAACTGGTTTGTGGAATTGTTCCAAGTTAGTTAACAAGAAACGTCTTACTCGGAAACGGGCGGCATCTTCTTTGATGTCCTGGATATCCATTGATGTACCCTCTCCTTGCATCATGGCACGTTTCCAAGAATCTTCACCATGAATAAGATTGCTCAAACTTCTTGTTTTCTTTGCAGATAACAGTTCGAAAACACTATCAAAAATGGTCTTATATTCTTCTATAATGCTTGACGGCAAAACATCATGCAATGAATTTGATATATATGCGGCATGAACTTCCGGAATATATGGTCCGAGAGTATGAGCATAAAATATTGCTTCAAACAGAGGGCTCCCTGTTTGAACTATACACTCACGCTGCATAAAATAAAGCAAAATCGGGTCACTTGCAAAAGCGTGTGGATAGCATAGCACAATAAAAGCAAGCAGGTGTACGTTTATAGAGTAAACGTTAGAAGAAAATGGAACAGTATAGACTCTTAGCGGAATGCCTATTGCCAGCCCGCATGCTTGACTGGTTTGACTTGAAGACTGTACGTGTCGAGAAGAAAGGTGACACACAGGTGATTCACCTTTATCTCGATGAGAACGAGCAGAAACCTGACGACGGAGAAGACCTGCGCCCCAATGGATTTACACGCGAAAGTGTGTTTCACGACTTTCCGATTAGAGGTCAGGAAGTACTGCTTCACGTGCGCCGTCGCAGATGGCTTGATGCAGATGGTCACAACGTGATGACCGAATGCAATCTCATTCAGGAGTCCACCCGCTGCTCAACCGAGTTGGCGGATTTTTTAAAAGAAGCGTTTGGAGACGCGCCCTATAACGGCCCGTTCGTTTGAGGATGACTATCACATAGACGGTGATGAGTATGGCAGAGCCTACAAGGACCACCTAAGCGGCTATCGTGAATGGTCTGAACTAGGCCATGCTGACGAGTGGCTCATCTTCCCGGAGAACATAAGTCCTCACGTCAGCATAGATGAGACATGCTTGTCCACGGGAGAGGTATACACAATAGCCTCGAACAAGGATGCACATGGTCGCAAGGGATGCCTTATTGCTGTAGTCAAGGGCACTAAGGCAAAGGATGTCATAAAGGCATTGATGAAGATACCGTAAGCGTTGAGAATGAGCGTGGAAGAGGTTACTCTCGACTTCTCTGAGAGTATGCACAACATAGTAGAGACATGCTTTCCGAAGGCTATGCGTACGCTCGACCGGTTCCATCATCAGCAGTTTTGTCTTGAAGCCTTGCAAGAGGTACGCAGAGAGTATAGGCGTGAGCAGATGACACTTGATGCCAATGCTAGGGAAGAGCACCGTCTGATGATGCGCCAGCTGCAGGAGAACGATGGTCCATTTGTGGATGAGGAGGGCAATGCCATAAGGCGCAATGCAAGGTACTATCCCGAAAGACTTGAGAACGGAGAGACTCGTGCAGAACTCCTTGCACGCAGTAAGGGGCTACTTATGATGTCACCCGAGAAATGGACAGGCACACAGAAGGAACGTGCAGAAATACTGTTCCGTGAGTTTCCGGACATAAAGACGGCTTTCTCGCTTACCCACTCTCTTCGAATGATATTCTCGCAGAGGTGTACTAAGGAGCAAGGTGCTGTCAGCCTGCATTCATGGTACTCGAAGGTCGGTGATTTCGGCAACAAATCGTTCAATGATATTGCTGCCGCCATGTACGACCGTGAGGATGAGATCCTTAACTATTTTGTCAATCGCTCTACCAATGCATCAGCAGAATCCCTCAATGCAAAGATCAAGCATTTCAGAGCACAACTCAGAGGTATTATTGACCGTAAGTTCTTTCTCTTCAGACTAATGAAGATCTATGCCTAATCCACACACTTTTACTGGTGACCCGGAAATCACCCATGCTTCTTCTGATAATGCCACAGTTCGAAAGAATTGATCAAGTTCTGCCAAAGCACATAACAGCCTGGCCCCACCGTGGAAAGAGGATTCAAGTAGGCTGATGCTGCCCAAATGGCGAATGGGGTGTTCTTCTGCCCCAATGCCTGGCCCGACTCCACCACACTGTCGAAATAATGACCGATGAAACGGCCGGTGGCAAACTGGATGATGCTGAGCACCAGACCCAGGATGGCGATGACGCCCACAAACAGCAGCGAGGTGTTGGCATGCATGATGTTGCGCATCGTAGTGCCAGCCACAAGCACCAGCGAACCGCCCCAGAGATAGAAACTCAAATCCTTGATACCTATCAGCCAACGGTGGAAACGATGACAGGTGTGCTTTACCACAAACGCCAAGACCATCGGAACTACCAATACAATACATACCTGGTACAGAATACCAAGAAAAGCAGAGAGAAAGGTGAGATGCTCACCCTTCTCTATCAAAGGAAAACAGACTGGTATCAGGATAGCAGTTACAAAATTTGAAATGAATGTGTATGTAGTCATCTGCTCCATGCAGCCTCCCAGTTTGGCAGTAATCACCGAACTGGCAGCAGCACAGGGACCGATAACACAGGCAAGAATAGCCTCTAAAAGAACCAAAGGCTCGCCATGAATATGAAAAACAAGGATTAAACCAACAATCAACAAAACAAAGACTACCTGCTGAATCGCCACCCACATCTGCCACTTCACAGGTCGCAACTTCTTGAAATCAACCTTGCAGAAGACGGTGAAGAGGATGAGAAACATAAACGATGGCAGGATAGGACGACTCAGCGGCAGAAACCACTCGCACACCGGTTCCAACTCGGGAATCTCGGCAAAGACAAAATAGATGATGATGCCGAGACCGATAGAAACCGGCAATGTCCAATCCTTTAAAAATCTCACTAATCTCATAGAATACAATCTTTTCTGAAAAAACTCCTTAACTCTCCTCTTCCCTGATGATGCGGTAGAGGATGGCATGCTCCAAAACCAGCGGCTTGTTGTGGGCAAAGAAGATCTCGCCGTTCACGGGTGCCTTCACCTCTTCCAATACACTGCTATCGTATGGGTTGAGAATGCGTGCCAGCACCTCGCCCTCAGTCACCTGCATTCCGATGTTCTTCAGGCGATAGAAGATGCCTGCCCTCCGGGCTATCACATTGCAGAGGTCCTTTTCGTTGAGCACCACCGATTCATAGCCGGCACTCTTGTTCTTGT
This Segatella copri DSM 18205 DNA region includes the following protein-coding sequences:
- a CDS encoding type II toxin-antitoxin system antitoxin SocA domain-containing protein translates to MLYFMQRECIVQTGSPLFEAIFYAHTLGPYIPEVHAAYISNSLHDVLPSSIIEEYKTIFDSVFELLSAKKTRSLSNLIHGEDSWKRAMMQGEGTSMDIQDIKEDAARFRVRRFLLTNLEQFHKPVYA
- a CDS encoding ISAon1 family transposase N-terminal region protein, with the translated sequence MEQYRLLAECLLPARMLDWFDLKTVRVEKKGDTQVIHLYLDENEQKPDDGEDLRPNGFTRESVFHDFPIRGQEVLLHVRRRRWLDADGHNVMTECNLIQESTRCSTELADFLKEAFGDAPYNGPFV
- a CDS encoding transporter, producing the protein MRLVRFLKDWTLPVSIGLGIIIYFVFAEIPELEPVCEWFLPLSRPILPSFMFLILFTVFCKVDFKKLRPVKWQMWVAIQQVVFVLLIVGLILVFHIHGEPLVLLEAILACVIGPCAAASSVITAKLGGCMEQMTTYTFISNFVTAILIPVCFPLIEKGEHLTFLSAFLGILYQVCIVLVVPMVLAFVVKHTCHRFHRWLIGIKDLSFYLWGGSLVLVAGTTMRNIMHANTSLLFVGVIAILGLVLSIIQFATGRFIGHYFDSVVESGQALGQKNTPFAIWAASAYLNPLSTVGPGCYVLWQNLINSFELWHYQKKHG